In one Drosophila pseudoobscura strain MV-25-SWS-2005 chromosome X, UCI_Dpse_MV25, whole genome shotgun sequence genomic region, the following are encoded:
- the X11Lbeta gene encoding uncharacterized protein X11Lbeta isoform X6, which translates to MVSTTLTTLAAGQTTSSNNHHHHHHHHHQQQQQQQQQLQQQQQQLPYQRLPPHATASTGAAGSLAATGNQSRSFYALNGLEHDCDGNSSSNNYPQQQQSSSPLNDQISLLFPKCRPKQQQQQQHYPQQQQQQHQQQRHELHTDVNLNRSSSPITVAAPAATDPAATQTSTPSYYKSVNIITQSPPPHSASSHSSESLSSVTPRISTNPFLCAPLTPPTPPPPPLHSSAALPVEGEGEGESEGSRDGSRDGVAAGGAGAGAEEEVDETVLPAGYPASFYYHTGETRRGQSTYPEMPRKRSTGLPTSASASAISSRQQSLHNGGSNVNGTASNGNTQSQVQSQSQNPFIKENYWETAPMRASSLLHSPTEYAEYAEEQQQQQQHQQQQHLQASARRAYHQQREQMATQLYGLAQRQATQQPPAHILRVGRSPINRSYTASQQQQPQQQQPQQQQQSVNNACADGLTPLASHYLYGSKSSLDQHGAGDWEPREQRKLRMREEREREREILLLEQEVLTARENHLTHLTGQQQQRKRHGHGEDRERERERDHRLVNGSAAGNEGVYGSADPGESWHHLRVTTEANVAEESSCKHPSKLIEKTLPMPQSQSQSQSQSQSQSQSQLQLQLQSGLRSLEEAAMYREHKLDAWQLERNYTLAVESRHGIIEYEGSPRRIGGWGAVTAAAAASAADESEPPATAAAAAAAPAPQQQLPMAAVPPLSSTATSLQKTAARAALAALAQTQNHIQNHSQAPQPPQQLQAYPVRPGFPQRILSPPHREPRSCSPQPPQHAAPQHHTSMMSNHSNNHTNTNKLQQPVSSDTNAEDTSNDVSEIGTISDLTTPEAVANEVASRSATPPLHTTPAPVPAPAPPTACCSTTGTGAGAGAGAGPGPGVGVGPLSLHTKSSTFDYLYEFSETRKVLEEFFKCPSTDEQPIMENGSDVDSIDIQYEFHSNFERDEEELVEDEEEDDDVDVDGDGDDEENDEAEDEDEHIAQDPEHDEDQDHDQDRDYRQQQQQAPSSDLSRDVERHVYGGYTQPQMQQSQPMPVGVGMSVGVGVSGRRPHYSSGSPLMRDFDFFLDSASRSSGERDGEQDGLNHNQLLSTGSGSGLGQSVGVGVGPAGGHNYRYSPETTDYDSNCGDLDSLSGEMNGGVSTSCSNYAKYYASAMPVLEDGLSSGHTSDTENNNNKNLQQAGVQGGPGQGQCANSLSASTSIGGSGGISMLMDMKRLSTNNSLNSMHNLTTASTTDSNGGHGHLVNSPSPSNGLAKQPPPMPQPRELLGQSPSQTQSHSHSQNKVFKNIDPDLDSLYSISVFHRPDTVQMTPPPPAPAPHRKPNSSSAADVDLLQPSSKHTPLASAISSTLQRSSPTTPSGSGGLGSGPGKPRSAGSNGSSNGTGTGNGNGVLGGVPPPIPERSSLMTAQQRSPSPVISSPVWLSRHLDGGVGKGLLESGSDNHSKNHSADEDDVDTDLETDRLLGHQRLDDQGYYDENKSWDRKPRSSLLSKISPKQQMPSTKTRNGYNALLSSTPELLPPPPIPPKSSSGSGGKLLDLVGGMVQRSISRSSSEHSEKSPSKMQLQAQQSGTTVGDPVDVVASAVVAASVAAAVASAPPLDSPGNGGGSDRSVNGGGGGGGGIIKLEAENGSLNGGINITAAVAGGAGAGAGSSVANPGAVTTAVNAGSNNSSGSGAGSNSNSGCGSGSGEKKVKKSGAVLIEGVLFRAKYLGSTQLVCEGQPTKSTRMMQAEEAVSRIKAPDGDVQPSTEVDLFISTEKIMVLNTDLKEIMMDHALRTISYIADIGDLVVLMARRRFVPQDIDDAPKPNRTPKMICHVFESDEAQFIAQSIGQAFQVAYMEFLKANGIEDHRFVKEMDYQEVLNSQEIFGDELEIFAKKELQKEVVVPKAKGEILGVVIVESGWGSMLPTVVIANLMSSGAAARCGQLNIGDQLIAINGLSLVGLPLSTCQTYIKNTKNQTVVKFTVVPCAPVVEVKIKRPETKYQLGFSVQNGVICSLLRGGIAERGGVRVGHRIIEINNQSVVAVPHEKIVNLLATSVGEILMKTMPTSMFRLLTGQENPIYI; encoded by the exons ATGGTCAGCACAACATTGACAACATTGGCTGCTGGACAAACAACTAGTAGCAATAATcatcatcaccaccaccatcatcaccaccagcagcagcagcaacagcagcagcaactgcaacagcagcagcaacagttgccCTACCAGCGACTGCCGCCACACGCCACAGCTTCCACAGGGGCAGCAGGATCACTGGCAGCAACCGGCAACCAGTCCCGCAGCTTCTATGCGCTGAACGGTCTGGAGCACGACTGcgacggcaacagcagcagcaacaactatccacagcagcagcagtcctcTTCTCCGCTTAACGATCAGATCAGCCTGCTCTTCCCGAAGTGCCggcccaagcagcagcagcagcagcagcattatccacagcagcagcagcagcaacaccagcagcagcgacatgAGCTCCACACGGATGTGAATCttaacaggagcagcagccccatCACTGTAGCAGCCCCTGCGGCCACGGATCCCGCTGCCACGCAGACCAGCACGCCCAGCTACTACAAGAGCGTCAACATCATAACAcagtcgccgccgccgcactCGGCCTCGTCACACTCCTCGGAGTCGCTCTCCTCGGTGACGCCGCGTATATCCACAAATCCGTTCCTGTGCGCCCCACTGACACCGCccacgccgccgccaccgccgctgcaCAGCTCTGCCGCACTTCCAGTcgagggtgagggtgagggtgaaTCGGAGGGATCCAGAGACGGATCCAGAGACggcgttgctgctggtggagcgGGTGCCGGAGCTGAAGAGGAAGTAGACGAGACCGTCCTGCCGGCAGGCTATCCGGCCTCCTTCTACTACCACACGGGCGAGACCAGGCGTGGCCAGAGCACCTACCCCGAGATGCCGCGCAAACGGAGCACAGGCCTGCCCACCAGCGCCAGTGCAAGCgccatcagcagcaggcagcaatcACTGCACAACGGCGGCAGCAACGTGAACGGAACTGCCAGCAATGGCAATACTCAGAGTCAGgtgcagagccagagccagaatcCCTTCATCAAGGAGAACTATTGGGAGACAGCTCCCATGCGAGCCAGTTCCCTGCTGCACTCTCCCACGGAGTACGCGGAGTAcgcggaggagcagcagcagcagcagcagcatcaacagcagcaacatctgcAAGCCTCCGCCCGGCGGGCATACCACCAACAGCGGGAGCAGATGGCCACACAGCTGTACGGCTTGGCCCAGCGACAGGCAACACAGCAGCCGCCGGCGCACATCCTCCGGGTCGGACGGAGCCCGATCAACCGCAGCTACACGGcatcccagcagcagcagccgcagcagcagcagccgcaacagcaacagcagtccGTAAACAATGCCTGTGCAGACGGACTGACCCCACTGGCCAGCCACTATCTATACGGAAGCAAGTCCTCTTTGGATCAGCACGGGGCCGGAGACTGGGAGCCACGGGAGCAGCGCAAACTGAGGATGCGCGAGGAGCGGgaacgggagagggagatCCTGTTGCTTGAGCAGGAGGTGCTGACGGCACGGGAAAACCACCTGACCCACTTGactgggcagcagcagcagcgcaagcGGCATGGACACGGCGAGGACAGGGAgcgtgagagagagcgcgatCATCGTCTGGTCAATGGTAGCGCAGCAGGCAATGAGGGTGTCTACGGATCGGCGGATCCCGGCGAGAGCTGGCATC ATCTGCGCGTTACAACCGAAGCAAATGTGGCCGAGGAAAGCAGCTGCAAGCATCCCAGCAAGCTGATAGAGAAGACTCTGCCCATGccacagtcgcagtcccaatcgcagtcccagtcgcagtcgcagtcccagtcgcagttgcagctgcagttgcaatCCGGCCTAAGGAGCCTTGAGGAGGCAGCCATGTACCGGGAGCACAAGCTAGATGCCTGGCAACTGGAGCGCAACTACACGCTGGCCGTGGAGTCGCGTCACGGCATTATAG AATACGAAGGCTCTCCCCGGCGCATTGGTGGCTGGGGGGCAGTgactgcagcagcggcagcctcgGCAGCGGACGAAAGCGAACCACCAGCAactgcggcagcagcagcagcagcaccagcaccgcagcagcagcttcccATGGCCGCTGTGCCACCGTTGAGCTCAACAGCCACCTCGCTGCAGAAGACGGCGGCCCGGGCAGCCCTTGCCGCACtggcccagacccagaaccaCATTCAGAACCACTCGCAGGCGCCACAACCACCGCAGCAATTGCAGGCCTATCCTGTGCGCCCGGGCTTTCCACAG CGCATCCTTTCGCCGCCTCATCGCGAGCCCCGCAGCTGCTCCCCTCAGCCGCCGCAGCACGCGGCACCACAGCACCACACGAGCATGATGAgcaaccacagcaacaaccacacgAACACCAACAAACTACAGCAGCCGGTGAGCAGCGACACCAATGCGGAGGACACCAGCAACGATGTGTCCGAAATTGGCACCATCTCCGACCTGACCACGCCTGAAGCGGTGGCCAACGAGGTGGCCAGCAGGTCGGCCACGCCACCATTGCACacaacaccagcaccagtaccagcaccagcaccaccgaCAGCGTGCTGCTcaacaacaggaacaggagcaggagcaggggcaggagcggGACCAGGacctggagttggagttggaccACTGAGCCTCCACACAAAATCATCGACCTTTGATTACCTCTACGAGTTCTCGGAGACGCGCAAGGTGCTGGAGGAGTTCTTCAAGTGCCCCTCGACCGACGAGCAGCCCATCATGGAGAACGGCAGCGATGTGGACAGCATT GACATACAGTACGAGTTCCACAGCAACTTTGagcgcgacgaggaggagctggtcgaggatgaggaggaggacgatgaCGTGGACGTCGACGGCGACGGTGACGACGAGGAGAACGATGAGGcagaggacgaggacgagcacATCGCGCAGGACCCGGAGCACGACGAGGATcaggaccacgaccaggacCGGGACtatcgccagcagcagcagcaagcccCCTCCTCAGACCTGTCCCGAGACGTAGAGCGTCATGTCTACGGGGGATACACCCAGCCGCAGATGCAGCAGAGTCAGCCCATGCCCGTGGGAGTAGGCATGAGCGTAGGCGTGGGCGTCTCGGGACGTAGGCCACActacagcagcggcagcccccTGATGCGGGACTTTGACTTCTTCCTGGACTCTGCCAGCCGGAGCAGCGGCGAACGGGACGGTGAGCAGGATGGCCTCAACCACAACCAACTGCTGAGCACCGGAAGCGGCAGTGGGCTCGGCCAgagcgtgggcgtgggcgtcgGCCCGGCCGGGGGCCACAACTACCGCTACTCGCCGGAGACCACCGACTACGACTCCAACTGTGGCGATCTGGACA GTCTTTCTGGGGAGATGAACGGAGGCGTGTCGACCTCGTGCTCGAACTACGCCAAGTACTATGCCTCCGCCATGCCCGTGCTGGAGGACGGACTCTCCTCGGGCCACACCAGCGACACcgagaacaacaacaataagaaCCTGCAGCAGGCCGGCGTCCAGGGGGGCCCGGGCCAGGGTCAGTGCGCCAACAGCCTGAgtgccagcaccagcatcggtggcagcggcggcatcTCCATGCTGATGGACATGAAGCGCCTATCCACCAACAACAGCCTCAACAGCATGCACAACCTGACCACCGCCTCCACCACGGACAGCAACGGCGGCCACGGCCACCTCGTCaacagtcccagtcccagcaaTGGGCTCGCCAAGCAGCCACCGCCGATGCCACAGCCCCGGGAGCTGCTCGGCCAGAGTCccagccagacccagagccacagccacagccagaacaAAGTGTTCAAGAACATCGATCCCGACCTGGACTCGCTCTATTCGATCA GTGTTTTCCATCGACCGGACACGGTGCAGatgacgccgccgccgccggcccCAGCGCCGCATCGCAAGCCCAATAGCAGTAGCGCAGCAGACGTCGATCTGCTGCAGCCGAGCAGCAAGCACACGCCCCTGGCGTCGGCCATCAGCTCAACGCTGCAGCGCAGCTCCCCCACCACCCCGTCGGGCAGTGGTGGGTTGGGGTCAGGCCCGGGTAAGCCCAGGAGTGCGGGGAGCAACGGTAGCAGCAATGGAACCGGAACCGGAAACGGCAACGGAGTGTTGGGAGGCGTACCGCCGCCGATTCCGGAAAGAAGCAGCCTGATGACGGCGCAGCAGCGATCGCCTTCGCCGGTGATAAGCTCGCCCGTGTGGCTGTCCCGGCACCTGGACGGTGGTGTCGGCAAGGGGCTGCTCGAGTCCGGGTCGGACAACCATTCGAAGAACCACAGTGCGGACGAGGACGATGTGGACACTGACCTGGAGACGGACCGCCTGCTGGGACACCAGCGGCTGGACGACCAGGGCTACTACGACGAGAACAAGAGCTGGGACCGCAAGCCGCGCTCCTCGCTGCTCTCGAAAATCTCACCCAAGCAGCAAATGCCCAGCACGAAGACGCGGAACGGCTACAACGCTCTGCTCAGCTCCACGCcggagctgctgccgccaccaCCCATACCCCCAAAGAGCTCCtccggcagcggcggcaagcTGCTCGACCTCGTCGGGGGTATGGTCCAGCGCAGCATATCACGCAGCTCCTCGGAGCACAGCGAGAAATCGCCCAGCAAGATGCAGTTGCAGGCCCAGCAGTCCGGGACGACCGTAGGCGATCCTGTGGATGTGGTGGCCTCGGCCGTGGTGGCTGCctcggtggcagcggcggtggcatCGGCTCCGCCCTTGGACAGTCCCGGCAACGGCGGCGGATCCGACCGTTCCGTAaacggtggcggtggcggaggtgGCGGCATCATCAAGCTGGAGGCGGAGAACGGCAGTCTCAACGGTGGAATCAACATCACAGCAGCAGTGgccggaggagcaggagcaggagctgggaGCAGTGTGGCCAATCCCGGAGCCGTGACCACCGCAGTGAATgctggcagcaacaacagcagcggcagcggcgccggcagcaacagcaacagcggctgcggcagcggcagcggcgagaaaaaagtgaaaaaga GCGGCGCAGTGCTAATCGAGGGCGTCCTCTTCAGGGCCAAGTACTTGGGCTCCACGCAGCTGGTCTGCGAGGGTCAGCCCACAAAGTCAACGCGCATGATGCAGGCCGAGGAGGCCGTCTCCCGTATCAAG GCACCCGATGGCGATGTCCAGCCCAGCACCGAAGTGGATCTATTTATATCAACGGAGAAGATAATGGTGCTGAACACCGACTTGAAGGAGATCATGATGGATCACGCACTGCGCACGATCTCTTATATAGCGGACATTGGGGATCTGGTGGTGCTGATGGCTCGACGCCGCTTTGTGCCGCAGGACATCGACGATGCTCCCAAGCCGAATCGTACGCCCAAGATGATCTGTCACGTGTTTGAGAGCGACGAAGCCCAGTTCATTGCCCAGTCCATAGGCCAGGCCTTCCAGGTGGCCTACATGGAGTTCCTCAAGGCCAACGGCATCGAAGACCATCGATTCGTCAAGGAGATGGACTACCAGGAGGTGCTCAACAGCCAGGAGATCTTTGGCGACGAGCTCGAGATTTTTGCCAAGAAGGAGCTGCAAAAGGAGGTCGTTGTGCCCAAGGCCAAGGGCGAGATCCTCGGTGTGGTCATTGTCGAGAGCGGCTGGGGCTCCATGCTCCCCACCGTCGTCATTGCCAACCTGATGAGCTCCGGCGCGGCGGCCCGGTGCGGCCAACTGAACATCGGCGATCAGCTGATCGCCATCAACGGACTGAGCCTCGTCGGCCTGCCGCTCTCCACCTGCCAGACGTACATCAAGaacaccaaaaaccaaacagtCGTCAAGTTCACAGTGGTGCCCTGCGCCCCCGTTGTCGAGGTGAAGATCAAGCGGCCAGAGACCAAATATCAGCTGGGATTCAGTGTTCAGAATGGTGTG ATCTGCAGTCTTCTGCGGGGCGGCATAGCCGAGCGAGGTGGGGTCCGCGTTGGCCATCGCATCATTGAGATCAACAACCAGAGCGTGGTGGCAGTGCCCCACGAGAAGATCGTCAACTTGCTCGCCACATCAGTGGGGGAG